From a region of the Daphnia magna isolate NIES linkage group LG1, ASM2063170v1.1, whole genome shotgun sequence genome:
- the LOC116930772 gene encoding protein numb isoform X2 yields the protein MGNAHSALPHDPLESAVTHPIAPAANEIDKAEKSESKESGRHKRMERLRRSFRESFRRRKDHVPESSKPHQWQSDEAAVRAGTCNFYVKYLGCVEVYESRGMPVCEEALKVLRNSRRRPVKGVLHISGDGLRVVEEDTKGLIVDQTIEKVSFCAPDRNHEKGFSYICRDGTTRRWMCHGFLASKDSGERLSHAVGCAFAVCLERKQKRDKECSVTMNFDTSNSTFTRSGSFRAAPLTERIQDPQEYRPADPPAPAKAVVNPFAIERPHAAPHLLERQGSFRGLSQLNQSSPFKRQMSLRIGDLPSTVERQQNSLSNEAPSYKSNLIITPVTPIPETSPMVERSNAVSAMCQQLSQGLSLLSSTDDPFLADNKVNVIPPTNGFQVNNKEVPVNNPMSRGEQWLGSLTASVTSQGPSSLPPRRPPAMVAHSRSQSLGSPPETPSTSSVSHPAAAAPPQLPAIPPRSPFHTALHSSSTSPASSPAHHSPSVANRTSASISDPFDAEWAALATRNPSNTNPFLQNSVVKTFEVRM from the exons atgggcaACGCCCATTCCGCTCTCCCGCACGATCCGCTTGAGTCGGCCGTAACACATCCTATCGCTCCAGCAGCCAACGAAATCGACAAG GCTGAGAAAAGCGAAAGCAAAGAGAGCGGACGCCATAAAAGGATGGAGCGATTGCGGAGAAGTTTCCGCGAGAGTTTCCGTCGCCGCAAAGATCATGTCCCAGAGAGCTCTAAGCCCCACCAATGGCAGTCGGATGAGGCTGCCGTCCGAGCTGGAACCTGCAACTTTTACGTTAAG TATCTGGGATGCGTGGAAGTGTACGAGTCACGTGGTATGCCCGTGTGCGAGGAGGCACTTAAAGTTCTAAGG AACTCCAGGCGCCGACCAGTTAAAGGAGTATTACACATTTCCGGCGATGGATTACGCGTCGTCGAAGAAGACACCAAA GGTTTGATTGTCGACCAGACGATTGAGAAAGTTTCCTTTTGTGCGCCGGATCGTAACCATGAAAAAGGCTTCTCGTACATCTGCCGCGATGGCACTACGCGTCGCTGGATGTGCCATGGTTTTTTAGCCAGCAAAGACTCG GGAGAGCGATTAAGTCATGCAGTGGGATGCGCTTTTGCCGTCTGcctggaaagaaaacaaaagcgtGACAAGGAATGCAGTGTCACCATGAATTTTGACACCTCTAACTCTACGTTCACTCGCTCGGGCAGTTTTAGAGCGGCGCCCTTAACGGAGCGCATTCAAGACCCACAAGAATACAGGCCAGCTG ACCCTCCAGCGCCGGCAAAAGCGGTCGTCAACCCGTTTGCCATCGAACGTCCTCATGCCGCCCCACACCTGCTTGAGCGGCAAGGTTCATTTCGTGGGCTATCACAGTTGAATCAAAGTTCACCTTTCAAGAGGCAGATGTCACTTCGAATCGGAGATTTGCCTTCGACTGTCGAGCGCCAGCAGAACTCGTTAAGCAATGAAGCACCGAGCTACAAGTCCAACCTGATCATCACTCCTG TGACACCTATTCCGGAAACTTCGCCCATGGTTGAACGTTCCAACGCAGTCAGCGCTATGTGCCAGCAGCTGTCTCAAGGGCTGTCTCTTCTATCGTCCACCGACGATCCTTTCCTCGCGGACAACAAAGTCAAC GTGATCCCACCAACTAATGGATTTCAAGTGAACAACAAGGAAGTACCAGTGAACAATCCAATGTCACGAGGCGAACAATGGCTGGGCAGCTTAACGGCGAGCGTGACATCTCAGGGACCGAGCTCACTACCGCCTCGCCGTCCACCTGCCATGGTAGCGCATTCGCGATCCCAATCATTGGGATCGCCGCCTGAAACCCCTTCCACTAGCTCGGTTAGTCATCCAGCGGCTGCTGCTCCGCCGCAGCTGCCCGCAATACCACCGCGCAGTCCTTTCCACACAGCGCTTCATTCCTCTTCTACTTCACCGGCCAGTTCGCCTGCACATCATTCCCCTTCTGTCGCTAATCGAACAAGCGCTTCAATCTCGGATCCGTTTGATGCCGAATGGGCCGCTTTAGCCACACGTAATCCCAGCAACACAAATCCTTTTTTGCAGAATTCCGTCGTCAAAACCTTCGAAGTTCGTATGTAG
- the LOC116930772 gene encoding protein numb isoform X3, with protein sequence MERLRRSFRESFRRRKDHVPESSKPHQWQSDEAAVRAGTCNFYVKYLGCVEVYESRGMPVCEEALKVLRNSRRRPVKGVLHISGDGLRVVEEDTKGLIVDQTIEKVSFCAPDRNHEKGFSYICRDGTTRRWMCHGFLASKDSGERLSHAVGCAFAVCLERKQKRDKECSVTMNFDTSNSTFTRSGSFRAAPLTERIQDPQEYRPADPPAPAKAVVNPFAIERPHAAPHLLERQGSFRGLSQLNQSSPFKRQMSLRIGDLPSTVERQQNSLSNEAPSYKSNLIITPESPQPPPRVSRHRMQPSPGQDSSMTPIPETSPMVERSNAVSAMCQQLSQGLSLLSSTDDPFLADNKVNVIPPTNGFQVNNKEVPVNNPMSRGEQWLGSLTASVTSQGPSSLPPRRPPAMVAHSRSQSLGSPPETPSTSSVSHPAAAAPPQLPAIPPRSPFHTALHSSSTSPASSPAHHSPSVANRTSASISDPFDAEWAALATRNPSNTNPFLQNSVVKTFEVRM encoded by the exons ATGGAGCGATTGCGGAGAAGTTTCCGCGAGAGTTTCCGTCGCCGCAAAGATCATGTCCCAGAGAGCTCTAAGCCCCACCAATGGCAGTCGGATGAGGCTGCCGTCCGAGCTGGAACCTGCAACTTTTACGTTAAG TATCTGGGATGCGTGGAAGTGTACGAGTCACGTGGTATGCCCGTGTGCGAGGAGGCACTTAAAGTTCTAAGG AACTCCAGGCGCCGACCAGTTAAAGGAGTATTACACATTTCCGGCGATGGATTACGCGTCGTCGAAGAAGACACCAAA GGTTTGATTGTCGACCAGACGATTGAGAAAGTTTCCTTTTGTGCGCCGGATCGTAACCATGAAAAAGGCTTCTCGTACATCTGCCGCGATGGCACTACGCGTCGCTGGATGTGCCATGGTTTTTTAGCCAGCAAAGACTCG GGAGAGCGATTAAGTCATGCAGTGGGATGCGCTTTTGCCGTCTGcctggaaagaaaacaaaagcgtGACAAGGAATGCAGTGTCACCATGAATTTTGACACCTCTAACTCTACGTTCACTCGCTCGGGCAGTTTTAGAGCGGCGCCCTTAACGGAGCGCATTCAAGACCCACAAGAATACAGGCCAGCTG ACCCTCCAGCGCCGGCAAAAGCGGTCGTCAACCCGTTTGCCATCGAACGTCCTCATGCCGCCCCACACCTGCTTGAGCGGCAAGGTTCATTTCGTGGGCTATCACAGTTGAATCAAAGTTCACCTTTCAAGAGGCAGATGTCACTTCGAATCGGAGATTTGCCTTCGACTGTCGAGCGCCAGCAGAACTCGTTAAGCAATGAAGCACCGAGCTACAAGTCCAACCTGATCATCACTCCTG AAAGTCCTCAGCCTCCTCCCCGAGTTAGTCGCCACCGGATGCAGCCATCTCCAGGTCAAGACTCATCTA TGACACCTATTCCGGAAACTTCGCCCATGGTTGAACGTTCCAACGCAGTCAGCGCTATGTGCCAGCAGCTGTCTCAAGGGCTGTCTCTTCTATCGTCCACCGACGATCCTTTCCTCGCGGACAACAAAGTCAAC GTGATCCCACCAACTAATGGATTTCAAGTGAACAACAAGGAAGTACCAGTGAACAATCCAATGTCACGAGGCGAACAATGGCTGGGCAGCTTAACGGCGAGCGTGACATCTCAGGGACCGAGCTCACTACCGCCTCGCCGTCCACCTGCCATGGTAGCGCATTCGCGATCCCAATCATTGGGATCGCCGCCTGAAACCCCTTCCACTAGCTCGGTTAGTCATCCAGCGGCTGCTGCTCCGCCGCAGCTGCCCGCAATACCACCGCGCAGTCCTTTCCACACAGCGCTTCATTCCTCTTCTACTTCACCGGCCAGTTCGCCTGCACATCATTCCCCTTCTGTCGCTAATCGAACAAGCGCTTCAATCTCGGATCCGTTTGATGCCGAATGGGCCGCTTTAGCCACACGTAATCCCAGCAACACAAATCCTTTTTTGCAGAATTCCGTCGTCAAAACCTTCGAAGTTCGTATGTAG
- the LOC116930772 gene encoding protein numb isoform X1: MGNAHSALPHDPLESAVTHPIAPAANEIDKAEKSESKESGRHKRMERLRRSFRESFRRRKDHVPESSKPHQWQSDEAAVRAGTCNFYVKYLGCVEVYESRGMPVCEEALKVLRNSRRRPVKGVLHISGDGLRVVEEDTKGLIVDQTIEKVSFCAPDRNHEKGFSYICRDGTTRRWMCHGFLASKDSGERLSHAVGCAFAVCLERKQKRDKECSVTMNFDTSNSTFTRSGSFRAAPLTERIQDPQEYRPADPPAPAKAVVNPFAIERPHAAPHLLERQGSFRGLSQLNQSSPFKRQMSLRIGDLPSTVERQQNSLSNEAPSYKSNLIITPESPQPPPRVSRHRMQPSPGQDSSMTPIPETSPMVERSNAVSAMCQQLSQGLSLLSSTDDPFLADNKVNVIPPTNGFQVNNKEVPVNNPMSRGEQWLGSLTASVTSQGPSSLPPRRPPAMVAHSRSQSLGSPPETPSTSSVSHPAAAAPPQLPAIPPRSPFHTALHSSSTSPASSPAHHSPSVANRTSASISDPFDAEWAALATRNPSNTNPFLQNSVVKTFEVRM, translated from the exons atgggcaACGCCCATTCCGCTCTCCCGCACGATCCGCTTGAGTCGGCCGTAACACATCCTATCGCTCCAGCAGCCAACGAAATCGACAAG GCTGAGAAAAGCGAAAGCAAAGAGAGCGGACGCCATAAAAGGATGGAGCGATTGCGGAGAAGTTTCCGCGAGAGTTTCCGTCGCCGCAAAGATCATGTCCCAGAGAGCTCTAAGCCCCACCAATGGCAGTCGGATGAGGCTGCCGTCCGAGCTGGAACCTGCAACTTTTACGTTAAG TATCTGGGATGCGTGGAAGTGTACGAGTCACGTGGTATGCCCGTGTGCGAGGAGGCACTTAAAGTTCTAAGG AACTCCAGGCGCCGACCAGTTAAAGGAGTATTACACATTTCCGGCGATGGATTACGCGTCGTCGAAGAAGACACCAAA GGTTTGATTGTCGACCAGACGATTGAGAAAGTTTCCTTTTGTGCGCCGGATCGTAACCATGAAAAAGGCTTCTCGTACATCTGCCGCGATGGCACTACGCGTCGCTGGATGTGCCATGGTTTTTTAGCCAGCAAAGACTCG GGAGAGCGATTAAGTCATGCAGTGGGATGCGCTTTTGCCGTCTGcctggaaagaaaacaaaagcgtGACAAGGAATGCAGTGTCACCATGAATTTTGACACCTCTAACTCTACGTTCACTCGCTCGGGCAGTTTTAGAGCGGCGCCCTTAACGGAGCGCATTCAAGACCCACAAGAATACAGGCCAGCTG ACCCTCCAGCGCCGGCAAAAGCGGTCGTCAACCCGTTTGCCATCGAACGTCCTCATGCCGCCCCACACCTGCTTGAGCGGCAAGGTTCATTTCGTGGGCTATCACAGTTGAATCAAAGTTCACCTTTCAAGAGGCAGATGTCACTTCGAATCGGAGATTTGCCTTCGACTGTCGAGCGCCAGCAGAACTCGTTAAGCAATGAAGCACCGAGCTACAAGTCCAACCTGATCATCACTCCTG AAAGTCCTCAGCCTCCTCCCCGAGTTAGTCGCCACCGGATGCAGCCATCTCCAGGTCAAGACTCATCTA TGACACCTATTCCGGAAACTTCGCCCATGGTTGAACGTTCCAACGCAGTCAGCGCTATGTGCCAGCAGCTGTCTCAAGGGCTGTCTCTTCTATCGTCCACCGACGATCCTTTCCTCGCGGACAACAAAGTCAAC GTGATCCCACCAACTAATGGATTTCAAGTGAACAACAAGGAAGTACCAGTGAACAATCCAATGTCACGAGGCGAACAATGGCTGGGCAGCTTAACGGCGAGCGTGACATCTCAGGGACCGAGCTCACTACCGCCTCGCCGTCCACCTGCCATGGTAGCGCATTCGCGATCCCAATCATTGGGATCGCCGCCTGAAACCCCTTCCACTAGCTCGGTTAGTCATCCAGCGGCTGCTGCTCCGCCGCAGCTGCCCGCAATACCACCGCGCAGTCCTTTCCACACAGCGCTTCATTCCTCTTCTACTTCACCGGCCAGTTCGCCTGCACATCATTCCCCTTCTGTCGCTAATCGAACAAGCGCTTCAATCTCGGATCCGTTTGATGCCGAATGGGCCGCTTTAGCCACACGTAATCCCAGCAACACAAATCCTTTTTTGCAGAATTCCGTCGTCAAAACCTTCGAAGTTCGTATGTAG